GAGCGTGAACCCTCAACCCGCTATAGTCTGGGCTTCTTCAAGCTCCGTTTACGGCCTCAACTCGAAGGTTCCATTCTCCGAGAAAGATCGTACGGACCAACCCGCAAGCTTATACGCCGCAACGAAGAAAGCAGGTGAAGAAATCGCGCACACTTATAACCATATCTATGGACTTTCCATGACAGGCTTGAGATTCTTCACTGTTTATGGACCTTGGGGGAGGCCTGACATGGCGTATTTCTTCTTCACGAGGGACATTCTGAAGGGAAAACAGATTCAGATATTTGAAGGCGCAGAGCATAGATCGGTGGCGAGGGATTTTACTTACATTGATGATATTGTGAAAGGTTGTTTGGGGGCTTTGGATACTGCTGAGAAGAGCACTGGGAGTGGTGGCAAGAAGAGTGGGCCTGCGCAGTTGCGGATTTTTAATCTTGGAAATACTGCTCCGGTGCCGGTTGGGAAGCTGGTGAGTATTCTGGAGAAGTTGTTGAAGGTTCATGCCAAGAAGAAGGTTGTGGCTATGCCTAGGAATGGGGATGTTCCTTTTACACATGCTGATATAAGTTTGGCCAAGAAAGAGATTGGGTATAAGCCTGGTACCGATTTGGAGAAGGGTTTGAACAAGTTTGTGACTTGGTATTTGGCTTATTATTCTAATGAATCTGGGAAGAAAGATAGGCTAAGTTCTTGGTGATGTCAATTTGAATCATTTTCTTTGGtaaatttcaattcaattcaatttgattcaATTCATTTTTATTCCAATTAGGTCTCGGATATCATgtgttttattgttgttgttaaatttaatttgccCACTCAATTGACTGAAATTTCATCAAGTGCCTGCACTATTTTGCAGGGGAATTCTACTTTTGTATTCATTTTTCGCTGTCTATAGTTGTACACACACAATAATGTGGATTCAGTTCTGTAGTTCTGTGCAGGTACTCTTAAACCTTTAATTATGCAAATTAGAGTTTTAGTCGTGAGGTTATAGTTCTAGGGAAGTCAATTATTGGGGAAATTTGGAAGTTATCATCTGGCCTTAATATGAAGCTGTCAATTCGTCAAAAGATACTATGAATATGGTGATTACAGTAATAGGCtgaattactattttatttcctaattttgttttagaggtgtttaataatatttcttttgtAAAGAAAGTGTATTATCTATTTTACCATTTTACTTATTAATGTCTCGTGTGCTTCTCCTCAACTGTTGTTACTACTTTTGAagagatttatatttttttgttttgtgtaaTTATTAACCTTATAGTTGTATAACCGAGTTGGGCTTAAGCAAGTATTATACCATGGTAAACCCAAAAAAACCTTATAGTTGTTAATATAGTTTTATACGAGACATTTTTGTTGAATATTATCTTCAAAATTCTGACGCAATTTTGTATTCTTCGGGTCGCAATCGGCAAGAGTTGATTGTTTACTTTTTAAACATCAATGGCATGCTGGAGTTGAATGAATCAAattgttttcatttatttttttcactttatttAATGAACCAACAGGAACAGGAATATATTAGTAATTTACTTCTCCCATTCTATTTTTGTTTCCTTTGCTTGTTGTGTAGATATCATATCATATCCCTTGGATATCTCATTGCAACATTGTATTCTGTGAGAATTTGATAtgtttaaaaatagtaaaatgcaGGTTCTCTTTCTGTTAGGCTCATCTCTGACCAACCTTTTTACCTGACATGAAATCAAAGTTTATACAAGCACGTATGTGAGAACAGAATTAGCAGTCTAAAATGGGGAGAATTCTGATTTGCATGCGTCCACATTTCACAGACCACAGATTGAGACCCAAAGAATGGTTAGGCTTGTGTCATTAAATGgggacaagaaacaagaatcaTATCTCGatctagattttttttataaattttttgtgtttttgactTTTCCTCTATTCTGGTTTAGATGCCATTCTTTGGATGCTGGAGCTCACATGATGCAACTACTTTCTGCTGCATGCTGAGTTGGATTCATATGCATAATGCATATTACTCGTTTTCACATGTTTCATATTTGGTATTAAAAAGAACAAGGAGTAAAAATAATGAATTCATATGGTTATTTTAAAAGTGATCttactgaaaataaaattaggTAAACGAAAGTTAAGAAATATTTCCTGGAATGTTGGTCAATTTTTGCATAATTTAATTGCAACCTATGTTGAGGACTACATTACAATTAGTAAGTTGTATGGGGTTTAACATTCTAccccattttttttttgttctcaaCTTTCTAGATTGTACATATTGGaagtaaaaaactaaaaaaagcaGCATAGGTTGTGAGTGTCTCAGGAAGCCAACAAAAAAACAAGTGAGATTTAATGTTACAAGCAAGAGAAAGAGACTCCATCAGCATTCTTGCTGCAGGAAGATCCTTAATTAGGGCTATgggattaataattatattagttgTGTACGATGAAGACATTAATATAAAGAGGAtacattcaaaatttaaagtACAGAAAAGTAGTAACAATAtagttataaatttaatatatagttTTATCTTTCTAGCTCCATATTCACAGCATAAGCTCTGTTTCTCCGAGGATTCATAgtcacaagaaaaaaagaaagtgcAGCTAAGTGTAGTCTCGCGTTAACACAGGTCGATCGGAAAGAGTCACACCCAAAGAGGATATCGTGGACGGTCTAACCTGATGATTGTATTAGTAGTTGATTTCACTGAGAAAGGGAAAAATTTTACTGGTGAAAAAACTTCAACTGAATCAAGTTTCAGTGATGATAACATTTATACTATGGCCTGACCTGCATGGTTcctaaggtagcgtttgttttgagctACAGAGACTGAGACTTAATATCATATTTGTTGATTTAGAAattggtactaaaatttttatttctatctcTAAAATTGAGATTCattatcatgtttgttggttcaAAGACTGCtactaaaatttcaatttctatCTCTAAAATTTCACTATTTCAGTACTTGCAAAAGGTAGGGATACAggagattaaaatttttagagatagaaactgtaattttaataacattttatacctaaattactttcatttcaattaattaatttcaattttaccctacaaattaaattagaatttcattcttgtttcaatttttgtctCCCATTTTTGCACcaataatatttatttcaatctttatttattaatatctGTTTCTCAATTTTTCGTCTCtatctctccaccaaacgctacctaagtTACACCAGTAATGTTCATATTTCAATCAGTACAAATGTCATGTCAAAGTAGTCATCTCCTATCCTGTTTATATAAAGATTACgaataagaaaaaattttcaatggaCACAAATTTAACGTATTATTCtttgaaaacaataaaaaaaagggtTAGTAGAATCTATGAATAGTAACCATCGTCGTTTGAGTAAAATTTGCGGGAGtcatttttatcaataatattatttatccaCCAAAATTAAtcatcatatatttatatatagatatatgtgtaatttaatttatttataatatataatatctattctattttaataattaattttagtgtatatctAAAGTGGTTGTAATTTTGTCGTGTGTCAGCTATAGCTTGGAATGTGGAGATTCTGCATGCTGATTTCGATGCCTCTTATGGCAGTAATTTTAGTGGTGGATTCCGAATTAGAATGTTCCTTGAGGAACAAAGAAAACCACTTGGTTCTGTATGATGCTCTGCCCAAGCTTCCTTGCTATTTAGTGCCACAGTATTTCCTTCAatcttatatataaaatattattagaaattATCTGTGAAAGTTTTATCATGATTTCATTATTTAGagaatttttctttcttatacACTTCATTACTTGACCTTGATGTAGCATTTAAATGAGCTGAAATCCTTACCAAGGTACATGAACTaattgttaatatttttgttatgagTCAAGTGATGGGTAATAAAAAATTCTTAGTAAAAAATCCCTTTTAACTGCGGGTTTCAGGGCAGGTTCAGCTATTCTTCGTTTTCTAGTTACAAAATACAGTAATTATGGGTAGTAAAAAATTTCCAGACCGAAACATTCATtcctaacaaaaaattattagattttaCTTTTTCAGTTGTTGTATcgtaagataaatataaataggTCACTTCATTAGTTTTCATCCATTAACGGGGATCCAACATATGGTCGTTAAGTAGTTAACATATTCGTCACGATGTAACATTTCAAGCCAGCAAAAAATAAGTCTATACCtaaagttgaaaaagaaaaatgttagatgaataaattatttttataattaatttcagtaaagtgtttttagtgttttttttaattgatttttattatgtcaataaaatattagatcAATTTGGTTAAAGTtgattatcaaaaataaaaaaatttggtagGTGAGAAAAACCAGGAATGAAAAGttaatcaattgaaaaaaaaatgtgaNNNNNNNNNNNNNNAAGATGTAGAAGAAACAAATAGTCACACAATTAATT
The genomic region above belongs to Arachis duranensis cultivar V14167 chromosome 3, aradu.V14167.gnm2.J7QH, whole genome shotgun sequence and contains:
- the LOC107477573 gene encoding UDP-glucuronate 4-epimerase 2 → MVDKPMSNHRSRFPFSINKLIFWSLISLAVILFFFVGSPPSTATTTTSSSHSRRSLRGGPQWQTSVIRSSTPSNPKGLRVLVTGAAGFVGSHVSVALKRRGDGVVGVDNFNRYYDPSLKRSRADLLTREGVFVVEGDINDSSLLKSLFKLVKFTHVMHLAAQAGVRYAMKNPSSYIHSNIAGFVNLLETCKSVNPQPAIVWASSSSVYGLNSKVPFSEKDRTDQPASLYAATKKAGEEIAHTYNHIYGLSMTGLRFFTVYGPWGRPDMAYFFFTRDILKGKQIQIFEGAEHRSVARDFTYIDDIVKGCLGALDTAEKSTGSGGKKSGPAQLRIFNLGNTAPVPVGKLVSILEKLLKVHAKKKVVAMPRNGDVPFTHADISLAKKEIGYKPGTDLEKGLNKFVTWYLAYYSNESGKKDRLSSW